TTTCCGCTCACCAGAACGATATGCTGGGTGAGCTGCACGTCGGAACTCTGTACTTTCACTAAAAAGGTGGGAGAAGTGTACAGTTCCGCCTTCTTGTAGGCAGCGGCAAGCATGTCCTCAATCTGCCGCGCCGTCCGGCCAACTACCCGCAGCACATCCTGCCCGGCGGGAAGCTGGGGCATGCGGATGGTTCCATTGCCATCCAGCAAATATTGTCCGGAGATGGCGGCAGCGTCGTCGGCAGGGATGCCGCGTACCTGAATTTCAATGGTTCCGTGCGCGGGCACGGCATCCGGGGACTGCGAGAACGCAAGCCCTCCCGCAGCCAGGATGAGGCAAACAATGGAATACAGATACTTTTTCATGGCACTATCTCTTAATACAGATCCTCATTATCATTGGACTGCGTAGCCGCCAATTCCTTGGCTTTGCCGGAACGCTCGGCCTTCTTCAGGGAAGAAGCGTCGGCGTTCCCGCCGGAAGCGCCGCTTTCCGCAGAATAATAGGAGTAGTAGGTTGTGTAATATTGATACTGGTGATCGGAAGTAATGTCCACATTATTCATCACCACGCCCGCCAGATTGCCGCCGACGGATTCAATGACCTGCTTCTGCCTCAGCAGGGCCTTCAACGGAAGCTTGCGCGGCTGGACAACCATCAGGGTCATGTCCACCTCGCTCACAATCACGGCCGAGTCACTGACGCCGAGGATGGGCGGGGAGTCCACCAGCACGATATCGAAGCGCTGCTTCACCTCCTGGAGCAGTTCGCTGAACTTGCGTGAGTTCAAGGCGCCCGAGGGGTCAAAAGGAACCGGCCCCGCGGGCATGACGTACAGGTTTTCCACAGGCGTCTGGAAGATCACTTCCTCCAGCGGATAGTCTTCCAGCAGATAGGACGTCAGCCCTGCTTCATTGTCCAGTTCATAGTATCTGTGCAACTTGGAGCGGCGAAGGTCCGCATCAATCATCAAGGTGGCATACCCCCCCTGGGCGCAGATGTAGGCCAGGTTGCACAACGTCGTGGTCTTGCCTTCCCCGGCACTGCCGGAAACAAAGGTCAGGGAAATTTCCTCAAGCCCCTTCTTGTTGAATTCTATATTCGTCCGCAAAATACGGTAGGCTTCCGCATCCGGCCCCAGAGAACCGGCGGAATGCAGGATGGGAACGTTTTTGGGAATGATACCCAGAACAGGCACTTGCAGAGCCCGTTCCACATCCTCCATGGTCTTGACGGAAGTATCCATGAATTCCAGCAGAAGAGCCAGGCCCATGCCCAGCAGCAAACCGGCAACGGCGCCCACCGCCAGGTTCAGCGTTACATCCGGCTTGTAGGGAGCCGTAGGCAACAGGGGATTATCATACATCTCAATCGATTCACGGGGAACACGCAGACGGGCGATTTCATCCTTGTAGCGTGCATCCAGGGTTTTGAGCTGATCCAGGGCCGTATCATACTCGCGGCTGGTCTGTTCATAAACGGGCATCTTCATCACATGTCTCCGGAGATCCTCTTCCTTTTGAGCTACAATCTTCGCCCACTTCACACGGCTTGCCGTAACCATTTCCAGCTTGCTTCTCAAAGAGGAGCGCAGGCCCACAAGTTCCTTGTTCAGCTTTTCCTTCAAGATGTTCGCCGTTTCCTGGAGAGCCACCATCTTGGGATGCTTGGGGCCCAGGTTCTGGGCCTTGAGATTTTCCCTCTCCTTATCCTTCTCCATGTACTCCTGATAGGTTTTGCGCAGGGAGTCCGCCGCCAGAATTTCCGCATTCAAAAGATCGGAGTTGGTGACATAATCCATCAGCTTGTCGTCCGGAAGACGCTGGACTTCCGCAACATAGGCGGCCAGTTCCTGCTCATCCTTCTCAAATTTCATGAGCTGTGCCTTGGAATTCCGGAAATCCTCGTCTTCCATGGCTCCGGTCATCACGGAGCGGTTATCCCCACTCCTGTACATGGTGGAGGGCAAATAATCGTTTTCCGCAATCAACTTCTTGAGAGCCATCATCTTGTCATTGACAATGTCCTCCTGTTCCCGGAGAACGTCCTGAAGGCTCTTGATAGCCGTTTCCACCAACCGGTTTTCACGCATTTCACGGTCCTGCTTGTACGCCTCCGGGACTGCCTTGGCAATGTTCTGAACCAGTTTGGGGTCAGGCCCGGAGACAATGACATCCACCAAGTCCGTTGCACGGAGGGGGGATACCTTGATCATTCCAGCCAGGTTGGTAGCAGCCAAATCATCCGTCATGCCCCATTCCGCAGCCAGATTCAGTTTTTTGGATACCACTTTCAGCACTTCGGACGAAGTCAGCACCGAATACTGCATGGGGATGTAGTTGTCCGTGATATTGGACGATGCCACGACATCCTCTCCCGTACCGATCCCCATCACTGGCCTGGGACGCTTGATCTGAAACTTGCTCGTCGCACGGAACGAAGGAGGCATCAGAAGCGTCACCACCAGGGAAATGACCAGAACCAGCATGAAAACAAGAAAGACTTCTTTCCAGCGGTTTTTCAGAACTTGTATATAATCAATATTGCGTACGATAGGATCGCCATTCTGCTGATCTGGGGCATTCATGAAGAGACGGTGCGGTAGTAAGATAAAACTCCTCTAATTGTGAATGAACATTCGCAATTAGAGGAGTAGAAACATTAATTGTCAATCAAGCTTAGAAGCTGTAATTCATTCCGAAGGAAAACACATTCCGGTTATAGCTCGGCATGGGGAAGTTATATCCGCTGTAGGAGCCATTCGTATAGGAATACTGGGCCGTAAGGGCCAGCACGTTGGTCAGCATCATCTTGACACCGGCCGTCGCGTTGAACGTCAGCGTTTTCGTATCAGTACTCGAGGAACTCGGGCGGGAATAATCGCTGGAGATCAGGTTCACGCCGGCATTCAGGCTGACCCGGTGCGTCACCTTCATCGTGCTGGTCAGACCAACGCGCCACGTCTCGTTGGAGTAGTAGCTGGCGCCCGTTTGGGGAACGTAGGTGTTCGTTGCTTCGTTGGAGTAGCGAACGAACATGCCCAAAGAGAAACGGTCACTCATGCGATGGTTCAGGCCAAATTCCGCTGACGGGTAGGTCTTGGTGCCGTAATTGTCCACGTGCTTGAACTGGGGACCGACACGCAGCGTGGCGGAAGTGTTCTGAGCTACGGCATATTCGGCGCCGGCCATGACGAAGTTGGAGAATTCGTTATTGCCGTATTCGCGGTCACAGTAGGAACCATTCCAGTTAATGGACAAAGCCAGGCGTTCCGTCCATTTGTACCGATTATTCAGATTCAGGTTGAAGTACTGACGGTTATCAGTTTTGGCGGAATCTTCCTGATAATCGATCATGGAGTAGCTGGCGCCTACCGTCGTGGAATAACGGGTGGTCCATGCTTTGCTCAGGGAACTGGAAACATACACGTAAATGTAGTCGCCGTCACGCCGGGAGTTGGCGATGCCGTTTGAGTAGTTGGGTTCCGGCTGCCAGGCAAAGGAAAGGCTGCCGTTGTAACGCAACGTCTGGTCAAAACTGTGGGAAAGGCTGGCGTTCAGCGTGGAGTTGGAAAGAGATTCATTCGTATCGCCTTCCAGGTCTTTCAAGTAGAAAATGCCGCCGAGCTTGGCAGAGAAGGCATACTGGGTAACGGCATCATAATTGGCGAGGGAGGCGCCAATGTCCGTGCTGATGAATGCGCTTTCCTGCTGATTGGAGTTGGTAGCATTCACGTTATCATCATAGCCGCCGGCTACGTTGAACGTCCATTTCAGGGGAAGGGATTCTTCCAGCCCTACAGGACCGGCAAGCGTGTACAGGGACTGCCCGTAAGCGTGAGCTCCAACCAGGCCGGAAGCGAGCAGAGAGATAAAAAGACTCTTCATAAATTTTAATCCGTTTTAGGTATAGGAGTTATTTAGTTGCCGGAAGGATTGGATACGGGGGCAGGACTCGTAGGCGTGCCGCCCACGGGAATACCGCCGGGCATGACAAGAGCGCCGGCGGAGGCGTCTTCACCGGGATTCACAATAAGTCCGTGCGTCTGCGTAGTTAAACCCTGCAAGGGATTGTCGGGAGTCTTGGCGGCCACTTCTACAGCTATGGAAGGCACCGTCATCGCCACGGGGGAATGACCGAGAGCCCTAGTCACCGCTGCACAAATCGGAGAAACGGAAGCGTAAGGCTTGGGCTGCACGGAAACGGCGGCAGATACGATATTGCGCACATTGGCTTCCGTAACCTTGGTTCCATAGCTCCTGACGGCAGCGGAAGCCACCTGGGGGGCATTAACCGGAAAAGCTCCGGCTGCCATGGAAACCATCTGTGCCATGACTGCGTCGGACACACCTGCCTTGACAGCGCTGTCCAGCACGGCGGATACAGCCTTCATATCCAGGGCTCCGGACCTGCGACCCGCTTCAACGGTAGCAGCCATCTTCTGGATAAAAACCTTTTCAGCCGCAGAGGCCTTAACATGATCAACAGCCGGAGCGGCTGACGGAGAAGCAGCTTGCTGAGCCACACCGGAAAGTGTGCCCGCAAATGCAAGTACCAGCACGGAAAGTGCCGTCTTCGTAATGGACCTGGCCTTCATTGGAAGAATATTGTAGCAGGTGGTTAAAAAATGGAGCGGGTAACGGGAATCGAACCCGTATGATCAGCTTGGAAGGCTGGAGCTTTACCATTAAGCTATACCCGCACAACGCCCGCATTATGTTCAGGAGTCGGAGATAAGACAAGTTTTTTTTCATTGAGGAATCAAATTTAAAAAAATAAGACGCAGTTTATTCTGTTGCCTTGACATTCCCCGCTTCACCCGGTAAATAAACGCCGCGCATATTGTGCGGGCGTCGTTCAATGGTAGGACGCGAGCTTCCCAAGCTTGAGACGTGGGTTCGATTCCCATCGCCCGTACCAAACTTTTCATGCCGCAAGTTTTTGTCCATCATTGCTTGCGGCTTTTGTTTTCTTGAAAGCGCGGAACAGAGGGAATTTACAAGCGGAACGGCAGAAAAATCCGCATACCGTTCTGGGATGGAAAACCACCGCCGGAATGGCATGCGGAGAGGCCGTCAGCAACCCAGTACGAACTTCTTCTGAACCTTCGCAAGAAGGAGCACCTTGCGGATCATGGTGCGGGTTTCATTGAGAAGATTGAGATACAGCAGGGTTCTTCTCATGTCGGAAACATTCTCCGTACGCAGTATGATCTGCCGTTTGACCGCTTCCGCGAATTCTTCGTCCAGGGCATCAATGCCGTCCAGGCATTCGTCCAAACCGCTGTAATCATTGGTCTCCATCATGTCCCGGAAGCGGGGATACAGGGAGGAAACCCGGTTATTCATTTTCCGCAAGTCTTCTATGTATTCCATGTCCAGTCCCTCATGGTTATTGTCAATGTAGGCATGGCTGGCCGTAGTGATGTTGGAGAGGGATTCAAAGACGGAGGTGGCGTATTCCACCATCTGCACATGGCGCTTGCCGCGGTCCGCCTCCCCGTCCCGCAATTCCTGGACCACGGGCATGACTTCCATCGCCATCTTGTCGCCCAGGGAACGACGGATCCCGCGAGATTCCTTGCGGAGTTTTTTCAACCGTTTCCGGTCTTCCACGTTCAGGGCTTCCAGATTCATCTCATAGATTTCCGCCATGCGCTTCATCAGCTCAATGATTTCCTCGTTATAACGGCTCAGGGAGGAAGCGTCTGCATAATTCCTGCCTTTCACCAATTCCGCCGCCTGCGTGCGCTTTCTGTGCAGGCGGGCGCTTTTCAGCAGCAGGTATGCCGCTAGAACGCACATGGTGATGATTCCGAAGACGCCGCCGTACACAATACAGGCCGCCACCATGCAGCACATGGCAAATGCGGCAAACGCCGTAAAGAACCAGCCGGAAATAACCGTGATCACCCCGGTGATGCGGTACACGGCGCTATCCCTCCCCCAGGCCTTGTCCGCCAGGGAGGAACCCATGGCCACCATGAAGGTGACATATGTGGTGGAGAGGGGAAGCTTGAGCGAGGTGGCCAGGGAGATCAGAAGGGCGGCCACGGTCAGGTTCACGGACGCACGGATCAGGTCAAAGGAGGCTCCGTTGTCCGGCCCTTCCGAAACGGGCTGGAACCGTTTTTCAATAAATCTGCCCACGCTTGCGGGCATGATTTTTTCCACCACGCGGGAAGCGTTCAACGCATAGCGAACCATCATCCGCGCCGGAGGAACGGAACCGAATCTTTCCACTCCCCCGCCCTGCCGGGCCAGGTTGACTTCCGTATCCGTCACGGTCCGCGCCTTTTTGGAGAACATCAGGGCCAGCACCATGATGAGGCCAGCACCCAGCAGGTAACGCCAGTCCGCCGTCACGGGAGCCGTCAGGCCGCCCATGGTCAGTGTGGAAAGGTCCATGCCCTGCGCCACGGCGGCTGAAGCGATTTCCATGGAGGACTGCCCAGCCATGAAGACGCCAATGAAGTTAACGAGGTCATTCCCGGCAAAGGAGAGGGCCAGGGCCATTGTACCGGCAAGCACCGCTATCTTCAGGATATTGACTTTGCAAACATTCTGGAGTACGGCCATCAGAACGGTCCAGAAAACAAAGCTGTAGCATACGTACAGCCAGATGTGCGCGTCCAGGTGGCGGATCATGTCCTTCGTGACCAGCGTGCTGCCTTTCAGCCCCTTGAATACGGCAAAGTAGGTGATGGCCGTCAGGGCTACGCCGCACCAGACGGCGCCCAGATACTTGAAGGATTTCCTGTAGTTGAAGGAGAAGATGAGGCGGGAAATCCACATGACCGATATACCGCAGATGAACGCCACAAAGACGGAGGAGAAGATGCCGGAAATGATCGCCAAAGCTTTGGAGGAGTTGATATAGCTGGCCAGGTCCTGCGCCACGCCGGGTTCTCCGGACCAGATTTTGAACAGCGCCACGGCCACCGCGCCCCCCAGCAATTCAAATACAATGGAAACCGTCGTGGACGTGGGAAGGCCGAAAGTGTTGAACACATCCAAAAGGATCACGTCCGTCAACATCACCGCCAAAAAGATCAGCATGATGTCATGGAAGGTGAATTGGGCTGGCATGAATACCCCGCTCCTGGCAATTTCCATCATGCCGCTGGAAAACAGGGAGCCAATGATAATACCCAGAGCGGCCACCAGAATAATAGTCCGGCGAGGAGCAGCCTTGGAACCGACAGCGGAGTTCAGGAAGTTGGCGGCGTCATTCGAGACGCCAACCACGAGGTCAAAGCAGGAGAGTACCAGCAGCAAGCCTATGATGAAGTAATAGATAGGGTCCATATGTGTAATAAACGGCCTTCTATTACCTGAACCCTTTCCGGTACTCCCGTTTTAAAGCGTGAAGAATTCGTCACATTTGCCGTAAAGCCGCCTCATGGCCGTGCAACGTGAACGGGTTCGTTCCCTCCCCTGATGAAATCTTGCCCTCCTTTTCTGCTGTCCTGGGGGCTTTTTCTCCCTCTGCCGGGAGAAATTGATGCCGATACGTGGGAGCTTGTCCCCCACATGGGGCAGCACTCTACGCAGCCCCCCGGACCTCACAGTCATCAACCATTTCCTTCTTCAAATCGTCAGCCTGCGGTGGAACGTCATGGAGGTATATTTTTTTCATGTAAAGGAAAAAAGCGTTGCCGTCCTGCTTCCTCTCCCTTCCTGTTGGGAATAGTTCCGATGTCCGTCTCCTCCTGATCTTCATCCGGCATGAGTCGGCAAACAGCGGAAGGTCCGGAAAACAGCAGTCTCTTCCGGTCAACTGGAAAGAGGCGGTCGCCGCGCCAGCCCGGAAGACCATTTCTTTTCCAAATAAAAAGGCTCTCCGGAAAAACCGGAGAGCCTGAATGATTCGTCGCATTGTCCCGAAGAAACGGGGAGGGCTTACATCATGCCCATGCCGCCCATTCCTCCCATGCCGCCCATGTCGGGAGCGCCGCTGCCACATCCGCAGCCCTTCTTCTCGGGCTTGTCGGCAATGACACATTCCGTGGTAAGCAGGAGGCCGGCGATGGAAGCCGCGTTCTGCAGGGCGGAACGGGTCACCTTCGTCGGGTCCACCACACCGGCGGAAAGCAGGTCTTCGTACTTGTCCGTGGCCACATTGTAGCCTTCGGCAGCCTTCTTCATGCCTTTCACCTTGGCGACGATGAGGGCGTCTTCGCGGCCGGCATTGCAGGCAAGCTGGCGGAGCGGAGCTTCCACCGCACGGTACACGATTTCCGCGCCGGTGTGTTCGTCTCCTTCCAGCTTCAGGCTGTCAATGGCCTTCTGGGCGCGGATCAGGGCCACGCCGCCGCCGGGCACGATGCCTTCTTCCACGGCCGCACGGGTCGCATGCAGGGCGTCGTCCACACGGGCCTTCTTTTCCTTCATTTCCGTTTCCGTAGCGGCACCCACATGGATGACGGCCACGCCGCCGGCCAGCTTGGCCAGGCGTTCCTGGAGTTTTTCACGGTCGTAGTCGGACGTGGTGTCCTTGATCTGGTGGCGGATCTGGGAAATGCGGGCTTCAATGTCCGCGGACTTCCCGGCGCCTTCCACGATGACGGTTTCATCCTTGGAGACGGTGACGCGCTTGGCCTGGCCGAGGTCTTCAATACCCACGTTTTCCAGCTTGATGCCGAGGTCTTCCGTGATGCATTTGCCGCCCGTCAGGATGGCAATGTCTTCCATCATGGCCTTGCGGCGGTCGCCAAAGCCGGGGGCTTTCACGGCGCAGATGTTCAGCACGCCGCGCAGGCGGTTGACCACGAGGGTGGCGAGGGCTTCGCCTTCAATGTCTTCAGCGATGACCAGGAAGGGACGGCCGCTCTTGGCCACTTTTTCAAGCAGCGGAAGGAAATCCTTCAGGTTGTTGATCTTCTTCTCGTGAATCAGGATGTAGGGGTTTTCCAGCACCGCTTCCATCGTTTCCGCGTTGGTCACGAAGTAGGGGGACAGGTAGCCCTTGTCAAACTGCATGCCTTCCACCACATCCAGCGTGGTTTCGATGCCCTTGGCTTCTTCCACGGTGATGGTGCCGTCCTTGCCCACCTTGTCCATGGCTTCGGCAATGATGTTGCCGATTTCGTCGTCCCAGTTGGCGGAAACGGTAGCGACCTGGGCCACTTCCTTGCTGGAGTCAACGGGCTTGCTGATCTTCTTGAGTTCTTCCACCACGGCGTCGGAGGCTTTCATGATGCCCCTCTGCAGGGAGATCGGGTTGGCGCCGGCTGTGACGTTGCGCAGGCCTTCGCGGTAAATGCTTTCAGCCAGTACGGTGGCGGTGGTGGTGCCGTCGCCGGCCACGTCGTTGGTCTTGGAGGAGACTTCGCGGACAAGCTGGGCGCCCATGTTTTCAAACGGGTCTTCCAGTTCGATTTCCTTGGCCACGGTCACACCGTCCTTGGTGATGAGGGGGGAGCCGAATTTCTTGTCGATCACCACGTTGCGGCCGGCAGGACCCAGCGTGCTTTTAACAGCCTTGGCGATCTGTTCCACGCCGCGGAGCAGCGCCTGGCGAGCGGTTTCATCAAATTGGATTTGTTTAGCCATAATATCAGGTTTTTAAAGATGTGTGTGAATAAATAAGGTTGGTTTAGCCGATGATGGCCAGAATGTCGTTTTCAGACAGGATCAGATAATCTTCTCCGTCCAGCTTGATTTCCGTACCGCCGTACTTGGAAATGAGAACCCGGTCGCCGGGCTTGACGGTGAATTCGATCAGGGCACCCTTGTCGTCGCGGCCTCCGGTGCCTACGGAGATCACTTCCGCTTCCTGCGGTTTTTCCTTGGCGGTGTCCGGCAGGAACAGGCCGCCGGCGGTTTTGGTTTCAGCTTCAATGCGCTTGACCAGCACACGTTGTCCGAGGGGTTTGATGTTAGCCATAGTATGTTGTGTTTGTTTTATTGTAGATGAATATATGGATGTAATGTTCCGGAGGGAGGAGGAAGGTTTCCCCCGCCCTCCGGAAAAGGTTTATTTGTCGTCGTCGACGATTTCGGCGTCCACCACGCGGCCTTTCGCCTTGCGGGGGCCGTCGGAAGCTTCTTCCTCAGGAGCGGCTCCCGGCATGGGGCCGGACGCACCGGCGGACTGCTGGGCGGCTTCCGCTGCCTTGTAAAGGGCTTCCAGTTTGGCTTCCAGGTCGCTCTTGCCGGACTTGATAGCCTCATAGTCCTTCCTGGAAATGGCTTCCTTCAACTTGGCCACCTTGCCTTCGATGTCGCTCTTGAGGTCCGCGGGCAGCTTGTCGCCCATGTCCTTGAGCTGGCGTTCCACGGAGAAGCAGAGGGAGTCGGCCTGGTTGACGGTGTCAATCTCTTCGGCGCGCTTCTTGTCTTCTTCCGCATGGGCTTCCGCATCGCGCTTGGCGCGTTCGATTTCATCCTTGGACAGGCCGCTGGAACCCTGAATGGAAATCTTCTGTTCCTTGCCGGTACCCTTATCCTTGGCGGAAACGTGCAGAATGCCGTTGGCGTCAATGTCGAAGGTGACTTCAATCTGAGGCACGCCGCGGGGAGCCGGGGAAATGCCGTCCAGCTTGAAGTTGCCGAGAAGCTTGTTGTCCTCAAACATCTTGCGTTCGCCCTGGCACACGCGGATATCCACGGCGGGCTGGTTGTCCGCGGCGGTGGAGAACACTTGGCTCTTGCGCACGGGGATGGTCGTATTGCGGTCGATCATCGGAGTGGCGATGCCGCCCATCGTTTCAATGGACAGCGTCAGGGGAGTCACGTCCAGCAGCAGAACGTCGTTCACGTCGCCCTGAAGCACGCCGCCCTGAATAGCGGCGCCCACGGCCACTACTTCGTCCGGGTTCACGCCCTTGTGGGGTTCCTTGCCGGCCAGCGTATGGGCCATTTCCTGAACGGCAGGCATGCGGGTCATGCCGCCCACCAGCACCAGTTCGTCAATGTCGCCGGTTTTCAGGCCGGAGGCGGAAATGCAGTCCAACACGGGCTTGCGGGTGCGGTCCAGCAGGTCTTCCGTAAGCTGTTCCAGCTTGGGACGGCTCAGCGTCAGCTGAATATGCTTGGGGCCGGAAGCGTCCGCCGTGATGAACGGCAGGCTGATATCGTAACTCTGTGTGGAGGAAAGGGCAATCTTGGCCTTTTCGGCTTCTTCCTTGATGCGCTGGATGGCGTCCGGCTGATTGGAAAGGTCCATGCCGGAATCCTTCTTGAACTCATCCATGATCCAGGAAATGATCGCGTTGTCCCAGTCGTCGCCGCCCAGGTGGGTGTCGCCGTCGGAAGCTTTTACTTCGAAGACGCCGTCGCCGATTTCCAGCACGGAAATATCGAAGGTGCCGCCGCCAAGGTCATAAACGGCGATGTTTTCATTGGACTTCTTGTCCAGGCCGTAGGCCAGGGCCGCAGCGGTCGGTTCGTTGATGATGCGGCGCACTTTCAGGCCGGCGATTTCACCGGCGGCCTTGGTCGCGTTGCGCTGGGCGTCGTTGAAATAGGCGGGAACGGTAATCACGGCTTCCGTGATGGTTTCGCCCAGTTTCGATTCAGCGTCGGATTTCAGCTTGGCCAGCACCATGGAAGCGATTTCCTGGGGTGAGAAAGTCTTCTTTTCACCGCCCACTTCCACGCGGATGTAAGCGTCCCCGTTGGGAGCTTCCACGATTTCATAAGGAACCTTTTTATCCTCGTCCGTCAGCTCGCTGTACTTGCGGCCGATCAGGCGCTTGGAGGAAAACACGGTGTTCTTCGGATTGGTCACCGCCTGGCGTTTGGCGGCCTGCCCCACGAGACGTTCACCGCTTTTGGTGAAGGCCACAATGGAGGGAGTGGTGCGCGCACCTTCGCTGTTTTCAAGAACGGTCGCCTGACCGCCTTCCATCACAGCCATGCACGAGTTGGTCGTGCCCAAGTCAATTCCTAATATTTTAGCCATATCGTTATGTTAGATTGTTTTGAATGGATTCCGTTGAGATTTGATCTCCCTATGACCTGAAGTGTCATACAGGCAAACTCATGTTCATGCCCTACTTGGTGCAAATGCCATGCCAGCCCCGTTCAAATAGGGCATAAACATAATAATCCTCTGTATATCAAAAATGAATGGATTTTACAACTTCTCCACTAATTTTCCTGGCGCATCCAAAAGAGACATTTTGTCACACCAAAATAGTGACAAAATGTCTCACCTGGTCACTTTGTCCCATCTGCCGGGACACGTGCGGCGGCTTCCGGCTCCGCGTTTTTTCCAGTGGTCCCGGAACCGCAGCACTCCCCATAGGCCAGGCGTTTCATGAAATCCTTGTAAAGCAGCGTTTCCATCCGGCCGTCGGCATATTCCACCACCGCACTCATGGTTTCCACCCAGTCTCCGCAATTCAGATAGCGTATATCCCCCACCATGGCGTCCGCCGGATGGTGCACATGCCCGGCGATGATCCCTTCGCACTGTCTTTTGACCGCCAGATTCTGAAGCTGTTCCTCATACTTGCCGATGAAATTGACGGCGGATTTCACCTTTCCCTTGATGGCGCGGGAAACGGAATAATACTCCTTGCCGCACCAGACACGGTACCTGTTGTACAGACGGTTGACCATCAGCAGCACGTCGTAGCCCAGGGAGCCGAGCACCGCCAGCCACCGGTGATTGGTGGAAATGGCGTCAAACCCGTCGCCGTGCACGCACAGGTAACGGCGGCCGTCCGCCGCCCCGTGAACATATTCCTTGGCGATGTGCAGCCGCCCCAGGGCGAAGGGAAGAAACCGCTCCAGAACGTCGTCGTGATTCCCGCGCAGGTACAGTACTTCCACGTCCTCCTGTTCCATCTTC
This genomic stretch from Akkermansia biwaensis harbors:
- a CDS encoding polysaccharide biosynthesis tyrosine autokinase; this encodes MNAPDQQNGDPIVRNIDYIQVLKNRWKEVFLVFMLVLVISLVVTLLMPPSFRATSKFQIKRPRPVMGIGTGEDVVASSNITDNYIPMQYSVLTSSEVLKVVSKKLNLAAEWGMTDDLAATNLAGMIKVSPLRATDLVDVIVSGPDPKLVQNIAKAVPEAYKQDREMRENRLVETAIKSLQDVLREQEDIVNDKMMALKKLIAENDYLPSTMYRSGDNRSVMTGAMEDEDFRNSKAQLMKFEKDEQELAAYVAEVQRLPDDKLMDYVTNSDLLNAEILAADSLRKTYQEYMEKDKERENLKAQNLGPKHPKMVALQETANILKEKLNKELVGLRSSLRSKLEMVTASRVKWAKIVAQKEEDLRRHVMKMPVYEQTSREYDTALDQLKTLDARYKDEIARLRVPRESIEMYDNPLLPTAPYKPDVTLNLAVGAVAGLLLGMGLALLLEFMDTSVKTMEDVERALQVPVLGIIPKNVPILHSAGSLGPDAEAYRILRTNIEFNKKGLEEISLTFVSGSAGEGKTTTLCNLAYICAQGGYATLMIDADLRRSKLHRYYELDNEAGLTSYLLEDYPLEEVIFQTPVENLYVMPAGPVPFDPSGALNSRKFSELLQEVKQRFDIVLVDSPPILGVSDSAVIVSEVDMTLMVVQPRKLPLKALLRQKQVIESVGGNLAGVVMNNVDITSDHQYQYYTTYYSYYSAESGASGGNADASSLKKAERSGKAKELAATQSNDNEDLY
- the groL gene encoding chaperonin GroEL (60 kDa chaperone family; promotes refolding of misfolded polypeptides especially under stressful conditions; forms two stacked rings of heptamers to form a barrel-shaped 14mer; ends can be capped by GroES; misfolded proteins enter the barrel where they are refolded when GroES binds) gives rise to the protein MMAKQIQFDETARQALLRGVEQIAKAVKSTLGPAGRNVVIDKKFGSPLITKDGVTVAKEIELEDPFENMGAQLVREVSSKTNDVAGDGTTTATVLAESIYREGLRNVTAGANPISLQRGIMKASDAVVEELKKISKPVDSSKEVAQVATVSANWDDEIGNIIAEAMDKVGKDGTITVEEAKGIETTLDVVEGMQFDKGYLSPYFVTNAETMEAVLENPYILIHEKKINNLKDFLPLLEKVAKSGRPFLVIAEDIEGEALATLVVNRLRGVLNICAVKAPGFGDRRKAMMEDIAILTGGKCITEDLGIKLENVGIEDLGQAKRVTVSKDETVIVEGAGKSADIEARISQIRHQIKDTTSDYDREKLQERLAKLAGGVAVIHVGAATETEMKEKKARVDDALHATRAAVEEGIVPGGGVALIRAQKAIDSLKLEGDEHTGAEIVYRAVEAPLRQLACNAGREDALIVAKVKGMKKAAEGYNVATDKYEDLLSAGVVDPTKVTRSALQNAASIAGLLLTTECVIADKPEKKGCGCGSGAPDMGGMGGMGGMGMM
- a CDS encoding outer membrane beta-barrel protein, whose product is MKSLFISLLASGLVGAHAYGQSLYTLAGPVGLEESLPLKWTFNVAGGYDDNVNATNSNQQESAFISTDIGASLANYDAVTQYAFSAKLGGIFYLKDLEGDTNESLSNSTLNASLSHSFDQTLRYNGSLSFAWQPEPNYSNGIANSRRDGDYIYVYVSSSLSKAWTTRYSTTVGASYSMIDYQEDSAKTDNRQYFNLNLNNRYKWTERLALSINWNGSYCDREYGNNEFSNFVMAGAEYAVAQNTSATLRVGPQFKHVDNYGTKTYPSAEFGLNHRMSDRFSLGMFVRYSNEATNTYVPQTGASYYSNETWRVGLTSTMKVTHRVSLNAGVNLISSDYSRPSSSSTDTKTLTFNATAGVKMMLTNVLALTAQYSYTNGSYSGYNFPMPSYNRNVFSFGMNYSF
- a CDS encoding polysaccharide biosynthesis/export family protein, producing the protein MKKYLYSIVCLILAAGGLAFSQSPDAVPAHGTIEIQVRGIPADDAAAISGQYLLDGNGTIRMPQLPAGQDVLRVVGRTARQIEDMLAAAYKKAELYTSPTFLVKVQSSDVQLTQHIVLVSGNVAMKKNVPWRRGMTLLEAIVGAGDVTEWGSRYVQVTRGGKTVTYDYYSTRDRAIPIQPNDRVFVPQRGMFETRPSKLLP
- a CDS encoding inorganic phosphate transporter, producing MDPIYYFIIGLLLVLSCFDLVVGVSNDAANFLNSAVGSKAAPRRTIILVAALGIIIGSLFSSGMMEIARSGVFMPAQFTFHDIMLIFLAVMLTDVILLDVFNTFGLPTSTTVSIVFELLGGAVAVALFKIWSGEPGVAQDLASYINSSKALAIISGIFSSVFVAFICGISVMWISRLIFSFNYRKSFKYLGAVWCGVALTAITYFAVFKGLKGSTLVTKDMIRHLDAHIWLYVCYSFVFWTVLMAVLQNVCKVNILKIAVLAGTMALALSFAGNDLVNFIGVFMAGQSSMEIASAAVAQGMDLSTLTMGGLTAPVTADWRYLLGAGLIMVLALMFSKKARTVTDTEVNLARQGGGVERFGSVPPARMMVRYALNASRVVEKIMPASVGRFIEKRFQPVSEGPDNGASFDLIRASVNLTVAALLISLATSLKLPLSTTYVTFMVAMGSSLADKAWGRDSAVYRITGVITVISGWFFTAFAAFAMCCMVAACIVYGGVFGIITMCVLAAYLLLKSARLHRKRTQAAELVKGRNYADASSLSRYNEEIIELMKRMAEIYEMNLEALNVEDRKRLKKLRKESRGIRRSLGDKMAMEVMPVVQELRDGEADRGKRHVQMVEYATSVFESLSNITTASHAYIDNNHEGLDMEYIEDLRKMNNRVSSLYPRFRDMMETNDYSGLDECLDGIDALDEEFAEAVKRQIILRTENVSDMRRTLLYLNLLNETRTMIRKVLLLAKVQKKFVLGC